A window of Mucilaginibacter paludis DSM 18603 contains these coding sequences:
- a CDS encoding TlpA family protein disulfide reductase, which yields MLDESAILNASVLVDITYANNGEIKNEKKLVFVAQSNDPHHSGMDFTFPEFGYCRFVYKGKPYLLATGSNTANPYITVLPDRPYFTSIGWDKRVKKDQVVQIGDDELLVSNITDNTKEITLTGNDIYGFATGLNSKGTSPQTAVKKAPALTLRQTGFIAPPVKGININPNASPGTSIATANLKGKYVFIDFWSTYCGPCIQEFDYLKEAYAKYNRQQLEIVGVIDDRDQNVTLQILKEHNINWPNIKMEASGTSIPGYQDINSYPTNLLIDPQGKIIAMDLRGDALMNKLKTLIAL from the coding sequence GTGCTTGATGAAAGCGCTATCCTGAATGCGTCGGTACTGGTGGACATCACTTATGCCAATAACGGGGAAATTAAAAACGAAAAAAAGCTGGTGTTTGTAGCGCAATCCAACGATCCCCATCATTCGGGAATGGATTTTACATTTCCTGAATTCGGGTATTGCCGTTTCGTATACAAAGGTAAACCGTACCTGCTCGCTACCGGTAGCAATACAGCGAATCCATACATCACAGTACTGCCCGACCGGCCTTATTTCACCAGTATTGGCTGGGACAAACGTGTTAAAAAAGATCAAGTTGTGCAAATTGGCGATGATGAACTTTTGGTATCTAACATTACCGATAATACCAAAGAGATCACACTGACTGGTAATGATATATACGGCTTTGCCACCGGTTTAAACAGCAAGGGCACAAGCCCCCAAACGGCGGTTAAAAAAGCACCAGCTCTAACTTTAAGGCAAACCGGTTTTATAGCACCTCCAGTTAAGGGCATTAACATCAACCCAAATGCTTCGCCGGGCACATCAATAGCCACTGCCAACTTAAAGGGTAAATATGTTTTTATCGATTTTTGGAGTACCTACTGCGGCCCCTGTATCCAGGAGTTTGATTATTTGAAGGAGGCTTATGCAAAATACAACCGCCAACAATTGGAAATAGTAGGCGTGATTGATGATCGAGATCAGAACGTTACCCTACAGATTTTAAAAGAACACAATATCAATTGGCCCAATATTAAAATGGAAGCCAGCGGTACCAGCATACCGGGCTATCAGGATATCAACAGCTATCCTACCAACCTGTTGATAGATCCGCAAGGCAAAATTATTGCCATGGATTTACGGGGTGATGCCCTAATGAATAAATTGAAAACTTTGATCGCCCTTTAA
- a CDS encoding alkaline phosphatase family protein, whose protein sequence is MFKKTIILQAFVLLLVAAGANAQVKPNSKELKTLIVFFDGLRPDYITPEAMPNLYAFRKQGSYGKQHHSVYPTVTRVNSSAYSTGSYPAKTGLMGNTVYFPEVDQLKGLNTGEAEDLNRISKATNGKLLTTVSLGELLKAAGKRMMVFSSGSTGQALLQNHTVSGGAIVNPSMILPESFKDTVVNSIGPIPKHEKPNTAQHKWVADALIKFGLAANGPAVSAIWFSDPDGTAHADGIGSETAMASIQSVDHEFGRIMEYLKSNNLDQVYNIIISTDHGFVTHVGKQNVTSVLIEKGLKKDRLSDDVVVAEGAIYVKNHDAEVIKKIVATLQEQDFVGPVFTKGTNPGDLKGWVAGTLAFEAIHWNHPTRSADILVDEKWDNSKNKFGYEGTSFSGGVAGHGGFSPYEVHIALMAAGPSFKKTFESELPTSNVDIAPTVLYLQHVPVPRQMDGRVVYELLNEKVPSSAPVTAKTDSIETEVSAPWGTYKLMIHRTILGKYNYIDYAKATRVLKDIK, encoded by the coding sequence ATGTTTAAAAAAACAATCATACTACAGGCGTTTGTATTACTGCTTGTGGCAGCCGGAGCCAATGCCCAGGTTAAACCGAACTCGAAAGAACTAAAAACGCTGATCGTGTTTTTTGACGGACTGCGCCCGGATTATATTACCCCCGAGGCAATGCCCAATTTATACGCCTTCAGGAAACAAGGATCGTACGGTAAACAGCACCATAGCGTTTACCCAACCGTAACCCGTGTTAATTCATCGGCTTATTCAACAGGTAGCTATCCGGCTAAAACCGGCCTGATGGGCAATACGGTATATTTCCCCGAGGTGGATCAATTAAAGGGCCTTAATACCGGCGAAGCGGAGGATCTGAATCGCATTAGCAAAGCTACTAATGGTAAATTGCTTACCACCGTATCGCTGGGCGAATTATTGAAAGCCGCTGGCAAGCGCATGATGGTGTTCAGCTCCGGTTCAACCGGGCAGGCCTTATTGCAAAATCATACGGTTAGCGGCGGCGCTATTGTAAACCCATCCATGATTTTGCCCGAATCGTTTAAAGATACCGTAGTTAACTCCATTGGCCCTATACCCAAACATGAAAAACCCAATACAGCCCAGCACAAATGGGTTGCCGACGCGCTGATTAAATTTGGTTTAGCCGCCAATGGGCCTGCGGTAAGCGCCATCTGGTTTTCTGACCCCGACGGTACCGCCCATGCCGATGGTATTGGCAGCGAAACCGCTATGGCGTCGATCCAGTCTGTCGATCACGAATTTGGCCGGATAATGGAGTACCTGAAAAGCAACAACCTGGATCAGGTTTATAACATCATCATCTCGACAGATCATGGTTTTGTTACCCATGTGGGCAAGCAGAACGTAACCAGCGTGCTGATTGAAAAGGGGCTGAAAAAGGATCGCCTATCGGATGATGTTGTGGTTGCCGAAGGTGCCATCTATGTAAAAAATCATGACGCTGAAGTAATTAAAAAGATTGTTGCCACCCTGCAGGAACAGGATTTTGTTGGCCCGGTATTTACCAAAGGTACTAACCCTGGCGACCTGAAAGGCTGGGTTGCAGGAACGCTTGCCTTTGAGGCTATCCATTGGAACCATCCTACGCGCTCGGCAGATATCCTGGTAGATGAAAAATGGGATAACAGTAAAAATAAGTTTGGTTACGAAGGTACCAGTTTTTCGGGCGGTGTTGCGGGGCACGGCGGGTTTAGCCCGTATGAGGTGCATATCGCACTGATGGCTGCCGGGCCGAGCTTCAAAAAAACATTTGAAAGCGAACTGCCTACCTCCAACGTAGATATTGCGCCTACGGTATTATACCTGCAGCATGTACCCGTGCCCCGGCAAATGGACGGTCGCGTTGTTTACGAATTGCTCAATGAAAAAGTACCATCATCAGCACCGGTAACAGCAAAAACAGATTCCATAGAAACGGAAGTTTCGGCACCCTGGGGAACTTATAAGCTGATGATACATCGTACCATTTTAGGCAAATACAACTATATCGATTATGCCAAAGCTACCCGTGTTTTGAAAGATATCAAGTAG